One genomic segment of Panicum virgatum strain AP13 chromosome 2N, P.virgatum_v5, whole genome shotgun sequence includes these proteins:
- the LOC120662907 gene encoding uncharacterized protein LOC120662907 yields MRMPGHWRPHQTILPSLAEMSSLFRLDSSSSSSDDDDELILSALHIAHTQYEGTSAPRWGGSVVGRQYIYRDRMSGAWRLFNDYFSDNPVYGPTFFRRRFRMGRSLFMRIVQAIEQHDDYFVQKRESNGRLGLSSLQKITAAYMMLSYGVPADFMDQYIRIGESTVIESLRRFVIGIIEVFGDEYLRSPNEQDTARLLAIGERRGFPGMLGSIDCMHWEWKNCPTAWQGQYTGHVHKPTIILEALASQDLWIWHAFFGLPGSHNDINVLHRSHLFGKLAEGEAPPVNYTINGHSYSMGYYLADGIYPKWATFVKSMKSPLGNKKKYFCQAQEAVRKDVERAFGVLQARFAIVRGPARFWDKATLRNIMIACIIMHNMIVEDERNEDEDFRYDGVGQLVRPSPREVRNRTREFHEFMQAHHEIRNVQTHSQLRDDLIEHLWSRHGDMY; encoded by the exons ATGCGGATGCCTGGACACTGGAGACCACACCAAACCATTCTCCCTTCTCTTGCTGAAATGAGCTCTCTTTTTCGTTTAGACTCCTCATCATCGTCATCGGATGACGATGATGAACTGATCCTTTCGGCTCTACACATAGCGCACACGCAGTACGAGGGTACGAGTGCTCCAAGATGGGGTGGCTCTGTGGTTGGTCGTCAATATATCTATCGTGATAGAATGAGCGGCGCGTGGCGGTTGTTCAACGATTATTTTTCGGACAATCCAGTCTATGGTCCAACTTTCTTTCGTCGCAG GTTTAGAATGGGCCGTTCTCTGTTTATGCGCATAGTGCAAGCTATAGAGCAACATGATGATTATTTTGTGCAAAAGAGGGAGTCAAATGGTCGCCTTGGGTTATCTTCTTTGCAGAAGATTACTGCAGCATACATGATGTTAAGTTATGGTGTACCGGCAGATTTTATGGATCAATATATTCGTATAGGTGAAAGTACTGTTATAGAAAGTCTTAGAAGGTTTGTCATTGGCATTATCGAGGTCTTTGGAGATGAGTACTTGAGATCTCCGAATGAGCAAGACACTGCTAGACTACTTGCAATTGGTGAGCGTAGGGGTTTTCCAGGGATGCTTGGGAGCATTGACTGTATGCATTGGGAGTGGAAAAATTGTCCTACAGCATGGCAAGGTCAGTATACTGGTCATGTTCATAAGCCCACAATCATTCTGGAAGCATTGGCCTCACAAGATTTATGGATTTGGCATGCATTTTTTGGTTTGCCGGGGTCTCATAATGACATCAATGTTCTTCACCGTTCACATCTGTTCGGAAAATTAGCTGAAGGAGAAGCTCCACCGGTAAATTATACCATCAATGGCCATAGCTATTCAATGGGGTACTATCTTGCAGATGGCATTTATCCGAAATGGGCAACATTTGTGAAGAGCATGAAGTCCCCGCTTGGCaataagaaaaaatatttcTGCCAAGCACAAGAAGCAGTTAGGAAAGATGTGGAAAGAGCTTTTGGAGTTTTACAAGCTCGCTTTGCCATTGTTCGTGGACCAGCCCGTTTTTGGGATAAAGCCACTCTTAGAAATATCATGATAGCTTGTATTATCATGCATAACATGATTGTTGAAGATGAGCGCAATGAAGATGAAGACTTCCGCTATGATGGTGTTGGCCAACTTGTGCGTCCATCACCAAGAGAAGTTCGCAATCGCACACGGGAGTTCCATGAATTCATGCAAGCTCATCATGAAATCAGAAATGTTCAAACTCACTCTCAACTTCGAGATGATCTCATCGAACACCTCTGGAGTCGTCATGGAGACATGTATTAG
- the LOC120661820 gene encoding glutathione S-transferase T3-like produces the protein MEPWMIDMLAGNGGGSHDLEMHGTNAGGNHDVQVVETQHGSPQEEQVFREAAVVEATTGVKGNKKRSKNFSVKEDNLLVAAWLEISMDAVQGIDQPRATYWERIHEHYHLHKDFETDRNCGSLAHRWGIILEAVNKFCSWYGHVQRRQESGLTEQDRVLQTCEVFKKEEGKAFCLLHCWNVLRYEEKWNETCANKKQKTSINASPGASTPPSSTNGNEQDCASQSTEATNARPDGRKKEKERLRKGKDPISPTSNLYMDAMENLWAKKKEMEEMKELKKKERNDERIALEMKRLEIKMAAEKERSDLQRDQLELKRRKEDDKVMKMDLRGLDDRQRRYYEKMQDEIISRRFGGA, from the exons ATGGAACCATGGATGATCGATATGCTTGCAGGCAATGGTGGTGGCAGCCACGATCTGGAAATGCATGGGACCAATGCTGGTGGCAACCATGATGTGCAAGTTGTTGAGACTCAACATGGTAGCCCACAAGAGGAACAAGTATTCAGAGAGGCTGCAGTTGTTGAAGCTACCACTGGTGTGAAAGGTAACAAGAAgagatccaaaaattttagtgTTAAGGAGGACAATCTGTTGGTGGCAGCATGGTTAGAAATTAGTATGGATGCAGTACAAGGCATTGATCAACCTCGTGCTACTTACTGGGAAAGAATTCATGAGCACTACCACTTGCACAAGGATTTTGAGACTGATCGTAATTGTGGTTCTCTTGCTCATCGTTGGGGTATCATTTTAGAAGCAGTTAACAAGTTCTGTTCATGGTATGGTCATGTGCAAAGAAGACAGGAAAGCGGTTTGACGGAGCAAGATAGG GTACTTCAAACCTGTGAAGTGTTCAAAAAAGAGGAAGGCAAAGCATTTTGTTTGCTGCATTGTTGGAACGTCTTGCGGTACGAGGAAAAGTGGAATGAGACATGTGCAAACAAGAAACAGAAGACTAGCATCAATGCTAGTCCAGGGGCATCTACTcctccaagctctacaaatggTAATGAACAGGACTGTGCTAGTCAGTCCACAGAAGCTACCAATGCAAGACCTGATGgtaggaagaaggagaaagaacGCCTGCGCAAAGGTAAAGACCCCATCTCTCCTACTTCAAACCTTTACATGGATGCTATGGAGAATTTGTGGGCTAAGAAGAAAGAGATGGAAGAGATGAAAgagctgaaaaaaaaagaacgaaaCGATGAGAGAATTGCATTAGAGATGAAAAGGCTTGAAATAAAAATGGCTGCAGAGAAGGAGAGGAGTGACCTGCAGCGAGACCAGCTAGAACTAAAGAGAAGGAAAGAAGATGATAAGGTCATGAAAATGGACCTTCGTGGTTTGGATGACCGTCAACGTCGTTACTATGAGAAGATGCAAGACGAGATCATTTCTCGACGCTTTGGTGGAGCTTGA
- the LOC120661818 gene encoding probable serine/threonine-protein kinase PIX13, whose protein sequence is MLEMLTGQRALDPNRPNGQLSLADRAKPYLADRRKLAHIMDARFEGQYNSKQAFQAAQLTLNCLAGEPRSRPSMKEVVETLEQIESTKSQAREPRGGGGSSPSRDRAHGGRGGNGRLSPSGVSRANGHATKAAAR, encoded by the coding sequence ATGCTGGAGATGCTGACGGGGCAGCGGGCGCTGGACCCCAACCGTCCCAACGGGCAGCTGAGCCTGGCGGACCGGGCGAAGCCGTACCTGGCGGACCGGCGGAAGCTGGCCCACATCATGGACGCGCGGTTCGAGGGCCAGTACAACTCCAAGCAGGCCTTCCAGGCGGCGCAGCTGACGCTCAACTGCCTGGCCGGCGAGCCCCGGAGCCGGCCGTCCATGAAGGAGGTGGTGGAGACGCTGGAGCAGATCGAGTCGACCAAGAGCCAGGCGCGGGAgccccggggcggcggcggctcctcgccgtcgcgggaccgcgctcacggcggccgcggcggcaacGGCAGGTTGTCCCCGAGCGGCGTGTCCAGGGCCAACGGGCACGCcaccaaggcggcggcgcggtga